A single Anopheles funestus chromosome 2RL, idAnoFuneDA-416_04, whole genome shotgun sequence DNA region contains:
- the LOC125764438 gene encoding major facilitator superfamily domain-containing protein 6 isoform X2, with product MQPFSNDYGGGYGGNGYDQQPQQEIPMHPQGAARPMVDPEAMGEVDPTLYPQAKESTHKIRGKSDILEMLFGSVDQELLPVKTFYFFFYSAFGSLFPLMGVYFKQMGMNPGQCGLLIGTRPFVEFLSAPFWGSYADRCKKGKMLLLASLAAWIIFTLPLGFIQPPATSCIERKNATDFELRTPQVPRILKRSIDESMLEEISFGKYATDSDSSFTRVERAARPVAAAGVSPLDVSYANNFNEKLHRDWVSPLFSSIVYRTADIQKAFFLLLLLVIIGEFFSAPAITLADSAVITILGEDADRYGHQRMFGSLGWGLAMFFVGIALDHSTAFPDHPCGPEKQEKNYTICFATFSVLMGAALISATQIQFKYDYSEPQEPIQVEKVPQEPTHEEQMQAQLAQQLQLPSLAATGTGMASAAPPPAALGAQTKMFAQTTREMPEWVTVLKQFKNLKCASFLFVAWFMGFGIGLIFTFLFWHLQDYGGSPTLFGVASVINHISEIFAYFFSFRLITQIGHVKVLCLGLVGNILRFLYISYLKNPWWVLPFEFMQGITHAAVWAACCSYIAHNTPQHLRSSAQGVLQGLHHGLGRGCGAVIGGMFVTYFGTTATFRGYGVICILVLAAFVFINFYRKDEGFISEIPTTEDPHQVAEETAHLAPHGVPSNPIPRALSSTRLNEIGQQNVDNGYGTYQTTGGALDVPGGAPKNPFGAPQGNVYGGNQY from the exons ATGCAACCCTTCTCGAACGATTACGGTGGAGGGTACGGTGGCAATGGTTACGACCAGCAACCCCAGCAAGAAATACCGATGCATCCGCAGGGTGCCGCACGGCCAATGGTTGACCCAGAGGCCATGGGTGAGGTAGACCCAACACT ATACCCTCAGGCGAAGGAATCGACACACAAGATTCGGGGCAAATCGGACATACTGGAGATGTTGTTCGGTTCCGTCGATCAGGAACTGTTACCGGTGAAGACGTTctactttttcttctactcCGCCTTTGGGTCACTGTTTCCACTGATGGGTGTGTACTTCAAGCAGATGGGTATGAATCCGGGCCAGTGTGGATTGCTGATCGGTACGCGTCCGTTCGTTGAGTTCCTATCGGCACCCTTCTGGGGAAGTTACGCTGATCG GTGTAAAAAAGGTAAGATGCTTCTGCTGGCTTCACTTGCGGCCTGGATCATCTTTACGCTACCACTCGGGTTTATTCAACCACCGGCTACGAGCTGTATCGAGCGTAAGAATGCGACCGATTTCGAGCTCCGGACACCTCAGGTACCGCGCATTTTGAAACGCTCCATCGACGAAAGTATGCTGGAGGAGATCAGCTTCGGTAAATATGCCACGGATAGTGACAGTTCCTTCACCAG GGTGGAACGAGCAGCACGTCCTGTTGCAGCTGCCGGAGTGTCACCGCTCGATGTAAGCTACGCCAACAACTTCAACGAAAAGCTGCATCGCGATTGGGTGTCGCCACTGTTCTCCTCGATCGTTTATCGTACAGCG GACATACAAAAAGCCTTCttcttgctgctgctactggtCATTATTGGTGAGTTCTTTAGTGCACCGGCCATCACACTAGCAGATTCCGCCGTCATTACGATCCTCGGTGAAGATGCGGACCGATACGGCCATCAGCGAATGTTCGGTTCGTTGGGTTGGGGATTGGCCATGTTCTTCGTTGGCATTGCGTTGGATCACTCGACAGCCTTCCCGGACCATCCGTGCGGTCCGGAAAAGCAGGAAAAGAACTACACCATCTGCTTTGCGACGTTCTCAGTCCTAATGGGAGCGGCCCTGATTTCTGCAACACAAATCCAATTCAAATATGACTACTCG GAACCCCAGGAACCCATACAGGTGGAGAAGGTACCACAGGAACCGACACATGAGGAACAAATGCAGGCTCAGCTGGCTCAACAGTTGCAATTACCGTCGCTGGCAGCAACTGGCACAGGAATGGCCAGTGCAGCACCACCTCCAGCAGCGCTCGGAGCACAG ACTAAAATGTTTGCCCAAACAACACGCGAAATGCCCGAATGGGTAACGGTGCTGAAGCAGTTCAAGAATCTTAAGTGCGCCTCATTCCTGTTCGTGGCGTGGTTTATGGGTTTTGGCATCGGGCTGATCTTTACGTTCCTGTTTTGGCATCTGCAAGACTACGGTGGTTCGCCTACACTGTTCGGTGTCGCTTCGGTCATCAACCATATCTCGGAAATCTTTGCCTACTTCTTCAGCTTCCGGCTGATCACACAGATTGGTCACGTGAAGGTACTGTGTCTTGGGCTGGTTGGTAACATTCTTCGCTTCCTGTACATCTCCTATCTGAAGAACCCGTGGTGGGTGTTGCCGTTCGAGTTCATGCAAG GTATTACTCATGCCGCCGTTTGGGCTGCTTGCTGTTCCTATATCGCGCACAACACCCCGCAACACTTGCGATCATCTGCACAAG GAGTACTTCAGGGACTTCACCATGGATTGGGTAGAGGCTGTGGTGCCGTCATTGGCGGTATGTTCGTTACCTACTTCGGCACAACGGCCACCTTCCGGGGTTATGGCGTCATCTGCATTCTGGTACTTGCCGCCTTTGTGTTCATCAACTTCTACCGCAAGGACGAAGGTTTCATCTCGGAAATTCCAACCACGGAGGATCCCCATCAG GTAGCAGAAGAGACAGCTCATCTGGCACCGCACGGTGTCCCGAGCAATCCTATACCAAGGGCCCTCTCAAGCACGCGGCTGAACGAGATCGGTCAGCAGAATGTTGACAATGGCTACGGCACCTATCAGACGACCGGTGGTGCTTTGGATGTGCCTGGTGGTGCTCCGAAGAACCCGTTCGGTGCACCGCAGGGTAACGTGTACGGTGGTAACCAGTACTAG
- the LOC125764438 gene encoding major facilitator superfamily domain-containing protein 6 isoform X1 gives MQPFSNDYGGGYGGNGYDQQPQQEIPMHPQGAARPMVDPEAMGEVDPTLYPQAKESTHKIRGKSDILEMLFGSVDQELLPVKTFYFFFYSAFGSLFPLMGVYFKQMGMNPGQCGLLIGTRPFVEFLSAPFWGSYADRCKKGKMLLLASLAAWIIFTLPLGFIQPPATSCIERKNATDFELRTPQVPRILKRSIDESMLEEISFGKYATDSDSSFTRVERAARPVAAAGVSPLDVSYANNFNEKLHRDWVSPLFSSIVYRTADIQKAFFLLLLLVIIGEFFSAPAITLADSAVITILGEDADRYGHQRMFGSLGWGLAMFFVGIALDHSTAFPDHPCGPEKQEKNYTICFATFSVLMGAALISATQIQFKYDYSEPQEPIQVEKVPQEPTHEEQMQAQLAQQLQLPSLAATGTGMASAAPPPAALGAQVMERSVRDHKQSHRNYVSSLQTKMFAQTTREMPEWVTVLKQFKNLKCASFLFVAWFMGFGIGLIFTFLFWHLQDYGGSPTLFGVASVINHISEIFAYFFSFRLITQIGHVKVLCLGLVGNILRFLYISYLKNPWWVLPFEFMQGITHAAVWAACCSYIAHNTPQHLRSSAQGVLQGLHHGLGRGCGAVIGGMFVTYFGTTATFRGYGVICILVLAAFVFINFYRKDEGFISEIPTTEDPHQVAEETAHLAPHGVPSNPIPRALSSTRLNEIGQQNVDNGYGTYQTTGGALDVPGGAPKNPFGAPQGNVYGGNQY, from the exons ATGCAACCCTTCTCGAACGATTACGGTGGAGGGTACGGTGGCAATGGTTACGACCAGCAACCCCAGCAAGAAATACCGATGCATCCGCAGGGTGCCGCACGGCCAATGGTTGACCCAGAGGCCATGGGTGAGGTAGACCCAACACT ATACCCTCAGGCGAAGGAATCGACACACAAGATTCGGGGCAAATCGGACATACTGGAGATGTTGTTCGGTTCCGTCGATCAGGAACTGTTACCGGTGAAGACGTTctactttttcttctactcCGCCTTTGGGTCACTGTTTCCACTGATGGGTGTGTACTTCAAGCAGATGGGTATGAATCCGGGCCAGTGTGGATTGCTGATCGGTACGCGTCCGTTCGTTGAGTTCCTATCGGCACCCTTCTGGGGAAGTTACGCTGATCG GTGTAAAAAAGGTAAGATGCTTCTGCTGGCTTCACTTGCGGCCTGGATCATCTTTACGCTACCACTCGGGTTTATTCAACCACCGGCTACGAGCTGTATCGAGCGTAAGAATGCGACCGATTTCGAGCTCCGGACACCTCAGGTACCGCGCATTTTGAAACGCTCCATCGACGAAAGTATGCTGGAGGAGATCAGCTTCGGTAAATATGCCACGGATAGTGACAGTTCCTTCACCAG GGTGGAACGAGCAGCACGTCCTGTTGCAGCTGCCGGAGTGTCACCGCTCGATGTAAGCTACGCCAACAACTTCAACGAAAAGCTGCATCGCGATTGGGTGTCGCCACTGTTCTCCTCGATCGTTTATCGTACAGCG GACATACAAAAAGCCTTCttcttgctgctgctactggtCATTATTGGTGAGTTCTTTAGTGCACCGGCCATCACACTAGCAGATTCCGCCGTCATTACGATCCTCGGTGAAGATGCGGACCGATACGGCCATCAGCGAATGTTCGGTTCGTTGGGTTGGGGATTGGCCATGTTCTTCGTTGGCATTGCGTTGGATCACTCGACAGCCTTCCCGGACCATCCGTGCGGTCCGGAAAAGCAGGAAAAGAACTACACCATCTGCTTTGCGACGTTCTCAGTCCTAATGGGAGCGGCCCTGATTTCTGCAACACAAATCCAATTCAAATATGACTACTCG GAACCCCAGGAACCCATACAGGTGGAGAAGGTACCACAGGAACCGACACATGAGGAACAAATGCAGGCTCAGCTGGCTCAACAGTTGCAATTACCGTCGCTGGCAGCAACTGGCACAGGAATGGCCAGTGCAGCACCACCTCCAGCAGCGCTCGGAGCACAGGTAATGGAACGATCGGTACGAGATCACAAACAGAGCCACCGCAATTATGTCTCCTCTTTACAGACTAAAATGTTTGCCCAAACAACACGCGAAATGCCCGAATGGGTAACGGTGCTGAAGCAGTTCAAGAATCTTAAGTGCGCCTCATTCCTGTTCGTGGCGTGGTTTATGGGTTTTGGCATCGGGCTGATCTTTACGTTCCTGTTTTGGCATCTGCAAGACTACGGTGGTTCGCCTACACTGTTCGGTGTCGCTTCGGTCATCAACCATATCTCGGAAATCTTTGCCTACTTCTTCAGCTTCCGGCTGATCACACAGATTGGTCACGTGAAGGTACTGTGTCTTGGGCTGGTTGGTAACATTCTTCGCTTCCTGTACATCTCCTATCTGAAGAACCCGTGGTGGGTGTTGCCGTTCGAGTTCATGCAAG GTATTACTCATGCCGCCGTTTGGGCTGCTTGCTGTTCCTATATCGCGCACAACACCCCGCAACACTTGCGATCATCTGCACAAG GAGTACTTCAGGGACTTCACCATGGATTGGGTAGAGGCTGTGGTGCCGTCATTGGCGGTATGTTCGTTACCTACTTCGGCACAACGGCCACCTTCCGGGGTTATGGCGTCATCTGCATTCTGGTACTTGCCGCCTTTGTGTTCATCAACTTCTACCGCAAGGACGAAGGTTTCATCTCGGAAATTCCAACCACGGAGGATCCCCATCAG GTAGCAGAAGAGACAGCTCATCTGGCACCGCACGGTGTCCCGAGCAATCCTATACCAAGGGCCCTCTCAAGCACGCGGCTGAACGAGATCGGTCAGCAGAATGTTGACAATGGCTACGGCACCTATCAGACGACCGGTGGTGCTTTGGATGTGCCTGGTGGTGCTCCGAAGAACCCGTTCGGTGCACCGCAGGGTAACGTGTACGGTGGTAACCAGTACTAG